In the Drosophila biarmipes strain raj3 chromosome X, RU_DBia_V1.1, whole genome shotgun sequence genome, one interval contains:
- the LOC108032244 gene encoding uncharacterized protein LOC108032244: MLSKLVTGLLCAAVLINTLVPNDAVVFKFTNVVCLSHNESWFVFHQCRLKAIRRDRVLLNINGTVLHPADNISIHAQIFKKANGFKPWLLNAKVDGCRFMRRNYNPIIGIIFDLFQDFSNINHSCPFIGPQVVKDFYLRADRLRLPFPTGDYMLSLIWLFYHRPQFDTNVSFSFVEDLIKRN; the protein is encoded by the exons ATGTTGTCGAAGCTGGTCACAGGTCTGCTCTGCGCCGCGGTGCTCATCAACACGCTGGTCCCAAAT GACGCGGTGGTCTTCAAGTTCACCAACGTGGTCTGCCTGAGCCACAACGAGTCCTGGTTCGTGTTCCACCAGTGCCGCCTGAAGGCCATCCGACGCGACCGGGTGCTGCTCAACATCAACGGCACCGTCCTCCATCCGGCGGATAACATCAGCATCCACGCGCAGATCTTCAAGAAGGCGAATGGCTTCAAGCCCTGGCTCCTCAATGCCAAGGTCGACGGGTGTCGCTTCATGCGGCGCAACTACAACCCCATCATAGGCATCATCTTCGATCTCTTCCAGGACTTCTCCAACATAAACCACTCGTGCCCATTCATA GGTCCACAAGTTGTGAAGGACTTTTATCTGCGGGCCGACAGATTAAGGTTGCCCTTCCCAACTGGCGACTATATGTTGTCTCTAATATGGCTCTTCTACCATAGGCCTCAATTCGATACAAATGTTTCCTTCTCCTTCGTCGAAGatcttataaaaagaaattag